One genomic region from Tautonia marina encodes:
- the glgA gene encoding glycogen synthase has product MRIAILTNEYPPHIYGGAGVHVEYLTGALNRVEPGHHSIQVLCFGDQSIQEPNFSVRGIEPTYQLPYHDPRHKKFKETMLRNLMMAGLLEDVDVVHCHTWYTHLAGCLVKQLAGAKLVLTTHSLEPHRPWKREQLGTAYDASTWVERTAYQNADGVIAVSDSMRDDVQELYGVSSDKIRVIHNGIDLHQYTPTHDPEVLDRYEIDRSRPFVLFVGRITRQKGIIHLVDAIKHIQSDVQVVLCAGAPDTEEIGREMTEHVECARREARNPILWIPKVLPKEDIIALYSQAALFVCPSVYEPFGIINLEAMACGTPVVASAVGGIKEVVVPEKTGLLVPFEPRGGADDHQAHEPNDPAQFARDLASAIDQLLSDPEQLQHMGIRSRERVEHFFSWESVARWTMDFYWDLVQA; this is encoded by the coding sequence ATGCGTATCGCGATCCTGACCAACGAATATCCTCCCCACATCTACGGCGGAGCCGGAGTGCATGTCGAGTATCTGACCGGTGCGCTGAACCGGGTCGAACCCGGCCATCATTCCATCCAGGTGCTCTGCTTCGGGGATCAGTCGATTCAGGAGCCGAATTTCTCGGTCCGAGGAATCGAGCCGACCTATCAGCTTCCCTACCATGACCCCCGGCACAAGAAATTCAAGGAGACGATGCTCCGCAACCTGATGATGGCTGGTCTCTTGGAAGATGTTGATGTGGTTCATTGCCATACCTGGTACACGCATCTGGCCGGCTGCCTGGTCAAGCAACTTGCCGGGGCGAAACTCGTCCTCACGACCCACTCGCTCGAACCCCATCGCCCCTGGAAACGCGAACAGCTTGGCACGGCCTACGATGCAAGCACCTGGGTCGAGCGCACCGCCTACCAGAATGCCGATGGCGTGATCGCCGTTTCCGATTCCATGCGAGACGACGTTCAGGAACTCTACGGGGTCTCCAGCGACAAGATCCGAGTGATCCACAACGGGATTGATCTGCATCAATACACGCCGACTCATGATCCTGAGGTCCTGGATCGTTACGAGATCGATCGTTCCCGGCCGTTCGTCCTCTTTGTGGGTCGGATCACGAGACAAAAAGGAATCATCCACCTCGTCGACGCAATCAAACATATCCAGTCCGACGTTCAGGTCGTACTCTGCGCAGGGGCTCCTGACACCGAAGAAATCGGTCGGGAAATGACCGAGCATGTGGAGTGTGCCCGTCGGGAAGCACGCAACCCGATCCTCTGGATTCCCAAGGTCTTGCCCAAAGAGGACATTATCGCCCTCTATTCTCAGGCGGCGTTATTTGTTTGTCCGTCCGTTTATGAGCCGTTTGGAATCATCAACCTTGAAGCAATGGCCTGTGGAACGCCGGTCGTTGCCTCGGCCGTTGGCGGGATCAAGGAAGTTGTGGTTCCGGAAAAGACCGGGCTCCTGGTTCCCTTCGAACCGCGCGGAGGCGCTGACGACCACCAGGCGCACGAACCCAACGATCCCGCTCAGTTTGCGAGGGACCTCGCCTCGGCCATCGATCAATTACTGAGCGATCCCGAACAGCTTCAGCACATGGGGATACGTAGCCGGGAACGTGTTGAACACTTCTTTAGCTGGGAAAGTGTCGCTCGCTGGACGATGGATTTCTACTGGGATCTAGTTCAAGCGTAA
- a CDS encoding PVC-type heme-binding CxxCH protein, protein MCHLRQHAIALAILGLATIARGQEFPRPYDSQDPQGGLTLASEALKSLSLPEGFQATLFASEPDVRQPIALATDSKGRLWVAENYTYAEHQLNFDTNLRDRILILEDTDSDGRFDRRSVFWDEGVRVSSVEVGFGGVWVLCAPYLLFLPDRDGDDRPDGPPVVMLDGWEADAIRHNLVNGLRWGPDGWLYGRHGIQATSLVGRPGTPEADRVRLNCAVWRFHPTRHVFEVVARGTTNPWGMDWDEHGQLFLINTVIPHLWHVIPGAFYQRMYGEHDRPHLYGLLGQTADHVHWDTREAWSDIREGVSATTDQAGGGHAHVGLMIYQGDNWPEAYRGDVYALNFHGRRINRDRPERSGATYTAKHLPDPIAWPDPWFRGIELLSGPDGGVFVADWSDIGECHDNDGVHRSSGRIYKITFGDPSPPSVSDLASLDALGLVELLRHPNVWYSRQARRLLQERAVLGADLSEARDALHSLFQNQEDEVLRLRALWTLFGIGATDESWLIDLLHDPSEHVRTWAVRFLVDAGPPSEAAIEALTQLADREKSGLVLTFLASSLQKMPNDRRWPIALAIADRSEYADDPVLPQMLWYGIEPAVPSDPDRSAELAADHPFGSLSRFIARRLMVAAGDQPGLVGPILQRAAESNDRAVQLAILSGVSDALQGLRRVEPPPGWIAVVEGAGRSEDPELRRLVLTLSVVFGDGRALEELREIALNSEADLSARRDAIENLVRSRAENLLELLGGFLSHRDLARDAVRGLSTLNDPAAVQLVLDRYARLPGEARQEAISSLASRPQSATLLLDAVEAGRIDRGDVSVFLVRQLRTLDDQKITDRLSALWPEYRPISEAAQGRIQALQATMTPERLAAADPASGRLLFSKSCAQCHILFDEGSKVGPELTGAQRGELAYLLENLVDPNATLDADYRMTIFALADGRIINGLIAEQTDRTVTIQTPTDRIIVPKDEIEEERTSELSLMPEGLLDSLQEQEVADLLRYLQSPSQVPRP, encoded by the coding sequence ATGTGCCACTTGCGTCAGCACGCGATCGCTCTTGCGATCCTGGGGCTTGCGACGATTGCCCGCGGGCAAGAATTCCCCCGGCCGTACGACAGCCAGGATCCTCAGGGTGGCTTGACCCTCGCGTCAGAGGCCCTCAAGTCGCTCTCGCTCCCGGAAGGCTTTCAGGCCACCCTGTTTGCCTCGGAACCCGACGTACGGCAGCCGATCGCCCTGGCAACCGATTCCAAAGGGCGACTTTGGGTCGCGGAGAATTACACCTACGCCGAACATCAACTCAACTTTGACACCAATCTGCGGGATCGCATTCTGATTCTGGAAGATACCGACTCCGACGGTCGCTTCGATCGTCGGTCGGTCTTCTGGGACGAGGGGGTTCGGGTTTCGAGTGTCGAGGTCGGGTTTGGTGGTGTCTGGGTGCTGTGCGCTCCCTACCTTCTATTTCTCCCTGATCGTGATGGCGACGATCGCCCCGATGGTCCCCCCGTGGTGATGCTCGATGGATGGGAGGCCGATGCGATTCGCCATAACCTCGTCAATGGTTTGCGCTGGGGGCCCGATGGCTGGCTGTATGGGAGGCACGGTATCCAGGCGACCTCGCTGGTCGGGCGACCTGGCACGCCTGAAGCGGATCGAGTGCGGCTCAATTGCGCCGTCTGGCGTTTTCATCCGACTCGACATGTCTTCGAAGTGGTCGCTCGGGGAACAACCAACCCCTGGGGAATGGACTGGGATGAACATGGGCAGCTTTTTCTGATCAACACGGTTATCCCCCACCTCTGGCATGTGATTCCGGGGGCCTTTTATCAACGGATGTACGGCGAACATGATCGCCCTCACCTGTACGGCCTGCTCGGCCAGACCGCCGACCATGTTCACTGGGACACGCGGGAAGCCTGGAGCGACATCCGCGAGGGGGTTTCCGCGACGACCGATCAGGCCGGTGGAGGCCACGCCCACGTCGGTTTGATGATCTATCAAGGAGACAACTGGCCCGAAGCCTACCGAGGAGACGTGTATGCCCTGAACTTCCACGGCCGACGCATCAACCGTGACCGACCCGAACGATCCGGAGCCACCTACACCGCCAAACACCTCCCCGACCCGATCGCCTGGCCTGACCCCTGGTTCCGGGGGATCGAGCTTCTTTCGGGGCCCGATGGTGGCGTCTTCGTCGCAGACTGGTCCGATATCGGCGAGTGCCACGATAACGACGGGGTTCATCGGTCCTCGGGACGGATTTACAAGATCACCTTCGGCGATCCCTCGCCTCCCTCGGTCTCCGATCTGGCTTCCCTCGATGCCCTTGGCCTGGTCGAGCTGCTTCGGCATCCGAACGTCTGGTACTCCCGGCAGGCTCGCCGACTGTTGCAGGAGCGGGCCGTCCTGGGTGCCGATCTGTCCGAGGCCCGTGACGCGCTTCATTCCCTGTTCCAGAACCAAGAGGATGAGGTTCTTCGCCTCCGAGCGCTCTGGACGCTGTTCGGCATCGGAGCCACGGATGAAAGCTGGCTGATCGACTTGCTTCACGACCCGAGCGAACACGTTCGAACCTGGGCCGTTCGATTTCTGGTCGATGCAGGCCCTCCGTCCGAGGCCGCGATCGAGGCCCTCACCCAACTCGCCGATCGGGAGAAGTCGGGCCTTGTTCTCACCTTCCTTGCCTCCAGTTTGCAGAAGATGCCGAACGATCGACGCTGGCCCATTGCCCTGGCAATTGCCGATCGTTCCGAATACGCCGACGATCCGGTCCTTCCCCAGATGCTTTGGTACGGGATCGAGCCGGCGGTTCCCTCAGACCCGGATCGTTCCGCCGAGCTGGCCGCGGATCACCCCTTCGGATCGCTCTCTCGCTTCATTGCGAGACGACTGATGGTTGCTGCCGGTGATCAGCCAGGTCTGGTCGGTCCTATCCTTCAGAGAGCGGCCGAATCGAACGATCGAGCAGTCCAGCTCGCAATCCTCTCAGGAGTGAGCGACGCGCTCCAGGGGCTTCGTCGAGTGGAGCCCCCTCCCGGCTGGATTGCCGTCGTCGAGGGAGCTGGACGAAGCGAGGATCCCGAGCTTCGCCGCCTGGTGCTCACGTTATCGGTCGTCTTCGGTGATGGTCGCGCTCTCGAAGAACTCCGCGAGATCGCCTTGAATTCCGAGGCGGACCTCTCGGCACGTCGAGACGCCATCGAAAATCTGGTCCGCAGCCGAGCCGAGAATTTGCTTGAGCTTCTCGGGGGATTCCTCTCCCATCGCGACCTGGCCCGCGATGCGGTACGAGGGCTCTCCACCCTGAACGATCCCGCTGCCGTCCAGCTGGTGCTCGATCGGTACGCTCGACTCCCGGGAGAAGCCAGACAAGAGGCGATCAGTTCCCTCGCCTCCCGCCCCCAGTCGGCGACGCTTCTGCTTGATGCGGTGGAGGCTGGGCGGATTGATCGTGGCGACGTCTCGGTGTTTCTCGTTCGGCAACTCCGGACACTCGATGACCAGAAGATCACCGATCGACTCTCCGCCCTCTGGCCCGAGTATCGCCCGATTTCCGAGGCGGCCCAGGGACGCATTCAGGCCCTGCAAGCAACCATGACACCCGAGCGCCTTGCCGCGGCCGATCCGGCCAGCGGACGCCTCCTGTTTTCGAAGTCGTGTGCTCAATGCCACATCCTCTTCGACGAAGGAAGCAAGGTGGGGCCCGAACTCACCGGAGCCCAGCGCGGCGAACTGGCTTACCTGCTGGAGAACCTGGTCGACCCCAACGCCACGCTCGACGCCGACTACCGGATGACCATCTTCGCCCTCGCCGACGGTCGCATCATCAACGGTCTGATCGCCGAACAGACCGACCGCACCGTCACCATCCAGACCCCGACCGATCGGATCATCGTCCCCAAAGACGAGATCGAGGAGGAACGGACCTCCGAACTCTCGCTCATGCCCGAGGGTTTGTTGGACTCGCTCCAGGAGCAGGAAGTTGCCGACTTGCTCCGCTATCTCCAGTCTCCGAGCCAGGTTCCGCGTCCCTGA
- a CDS encoding SDR family oxidoreductase, with product MSTLIIGCGYLGMRVARRMMAAGHRVFATTRSRNRAELLAREGMEPILADVLNPESLDDLPAVERAFYCVGYDRSSQVPIQRVYVDGLRHTIGRLASRAKRLIYASSTGVYGDLGGDWVDEDTPADPQTESGRACLHAEHLLADFAKVSMYPVTILRYSGLYGPGRLMRREALRLGQPIAADPESYLNLVHIDDAASAAVLALRNPRPGPRYLVSDDRPILRREFYECLAEALGGPPPTFTEPSDDGPIRGNASKRVSNRRIKSELNWTLQYPDITTGIPASLTEESPTAESP from the coding sequence GTGAGTACCCTGATCATCGGTTGTGGCTATCTGGGGATGCGTGTTGCTCGTCGAATGATGGCGGCGGGTCATCGCGTGTTTGCGACCACCCGTTCCCGAAACCGAGCGGAATTGCTGGCCAGGGAAGGGATGGAACCGATCCTCGCCGATGTGCTCAATCCCGAGTCGCTCGATGATCTGCCGGCGGTCGAACGTGCTTTCTACTGTGTCGGCTATGATCGTTCCTCCCAGGTTCCCATCCAACGAGTCTACGTGGATGGGCTGCGACACACGATCGGTCGGCTTGCGTCGCGGGCCAAACGCTTGATTTATGCCAGCTCGACCGGAGTCTACGGGGATCTTGGTGGCGACTGGGTCGATGAGGACACCCCTGCCGACCCGCAAACCGAATCGGGGCGAGCCTGCCTGCACGCCGAGCACCTGCTCGCTGACTTTGCCAAGGTTTCGATGTACCCGGTCACGATCCTCCGCTACTCCGGCCTTTATGGTCCCGGGCGCCTGATGCGCCGCGAGGCCCTTCGATTGGGACAGCCGATTGCCGCCGATCCCGAATCGTACCTGAACCTGGTTCACATTGACGACGCCGCTTCGGCCGCCGTTCTTGCACTTCGAAATCCCAGGCCTGGTCCGCGGTATCTGGTCAGTGACGATCGTCCAATTCTCCGTCGCGAGTTTTACGAATGTCTGGCCGAGGCGCTCGGCGGGCCCCCTCCGACCTTCACTGAGCCCTCGGACGACGGCCCGATTCGTGGCAATGCCAGCAAACGCGTCTCCAACCGCCGGATCAAATCCGAATTGAACTGGACCCTTCAGTACCCCGACATCACCACCGGAATTCCCGCCAGTCTGACCGAGGAATCGCCGACGGCCGAGAGCCCTTGA
- the ruvX gene encoding Holliday junction resolvase RuvX: MKRILGLDYGLRRVGIAVCDPDRRVASPVDVYQRRNDRLDATYFRSLVEEFNIDRLVVGLPLLGHGAEGDSAEQARRWGHWLSEQTQTPVVFVDERYSTVEAEELLRSAGVKASRRRSLRDMIAAQVLLQAFLDAGCPETESPPAPLDDPAFDPDEDNDS, translated from the coding sequence ATGAAACGGATTCTTGGTCTTGATTACGGACTTCGTCGCGTCGGGATTGCTGTCTGCGACCCGGATCGGCGCGTGGCCTCGCCGGTCGACGTGTATCAGCGACGCAATGATCGACTCGATGCGACCTATTTTCGATCCCTGGTCGAAGAATTCAACATTGATCGGCTCGTGGTCGGCCTGCCACTCCTGGGGCATGGAGCCGAGGGAGACTCGGCCGAGCAGGCGAGACGTTGGGGACACTGGCTCTCGGAGCAGACCCAAACCCCTGTTGTGTTCGTGGACGAACGCTATTCCACCGTCGAGGCCGAGGAGTTATTGCGATCCGCCGGGGTGAAGGCAAGCCGTCGGCGATCGCTGCGTGATATGATCGCGGCTCAGGTGTTGCTCCAGGCGTTTCTCGACGCCGGCTGTCCGGAAACGGAATCTCCCCCTGCTCCGCTCGACGATCCCGCGTTCGACCCCGATGAGGACAATGATTCGTGA
- a CDS encoding ABC transporter permease has translation MIFRENPVLTRELLVNLRSSRSFLLQLAYVSFLGVVVYFAWPAGSEATNQVGPGVSQRLFNLFFLGQFFLVALVAPTFASGSISGEKERKTYEMLLASPLEPSTILVGKLLSSSMYLILLIISSLPLMILCFLLGGILLSEITRAYLILILAAGTFGLISVACSSFFGRTSSALVVSYLVILPLALITVTVTQTDNVVLRDAVSIAVLPPWCIAIWVIVGLLINRRLLYPPDVGSEGKEVVDEEEEMKYAVGVVIDREMFPDMLFAPAKRTDLMPDGTNPVLDKELRSEIFSQGTLMLRLVIQVSMFLSIPLMAYLLFLRPELTGFYVGYVLVFNMLVGPVFSSGSITQERERKTLGLLLTTLLRPGTIVIAKLLASARVSTVLTFLLTEQILLAYILIPELRDRWWTLFIFLSLIAATCLTTTSVGLLCSALSRRTSVAMVMTYLMLLVLFIGPVGLVWYLQGYTQLSEQRLSSLTITSPFAASFSIPIPSTDDGKPYTPSFLGSTSVAVPFVDDTRVPIWVAFLAVTPIIVLLLNAMTYLAFRWRWWRAGMTI, from the coding sequence ACCTTCGCTCGTCGCGGTCATTCCTGTTGCAACTGGCATATGTTTCCTTCCTCGGGGTCGTGGTCTATTTTGCCTGGCCGGCGGGCTCGGAAGCGACCAATCAGGTCGGGCCAGGGGTTTCGCAACGCTTGTTCAATCTCTTTTTCCTCGGGCAGTTCTTTCTCGTGGCGCTGGTGGCACCGACCTTTGCCTCGGGAAGCATCTCCGGAGAGAAGGAACGAAAAACGTACGAAATGCTGCTCGCCAGCCCCCTGGAACCCTCGACGATCCTGGTGGGAAAACTGCTCAGTTCGTCGATGTATCTGATTTTGCTGATTATCTCAAGCCTTCCCTTGATGATTCTTTGTTTCCTACTGGGCGGGATCTTGTTGTCTGAGATCACCCGGGCGTACCTCATCCTCATCCTGGCGGCTGGCACCTTCGGATTGATCAGCGTTGCGTGTTCCAGCTTCTTCGGACGCACCAGTTCTGCCCTGGTGGTCAGCTATCTGGTGATTCTCCCGCTGGCGTTGATCACCGTGACGGTGACGCAGACCGACAACGTCGTGCTGCGAGACGCGGTTTCGATCGCCGTGCTCCCTCCCTGGTGCATTGCGATCTGGGTGATCGTCGGTCTTCTCATCAACCGGCGCTTGCTCTATCCGCCCGACGTGGGGAGCGAAGGGAAGGAGGTCGTCGATGAAGAGGAGGAGATGAAATACGCCGTCGGGGTGGTGATCGATCGGGAAATGTTCCCCGACATGCTCTTTGCTCCCGCCAAGCGCACCGACCTGATGCCCGACGGCACCAACCCTGTGCTTGACAAGGAGCTGCGAAGCGAAATCTTCAGCCAGGGAACCTTGATGCTTCGCCTGGTGATTCAGGTCAGCATGTTCCTGTCGATCCCCTTGATGGCCTACTTGCTCTTTCTCAGGCCCGAACTGACGGGGTTCTACGTCGGCTATGTGCTGGTGTTCAACATGCTCGTCGGGCCGGTCTTCTCGTCGGGGAGCATCACGCAGGAGCGAGAACGGAAAACGCTCGGGCTTCTCCTGACGACCCTGCTGCGGCCAGGAACCATCGTCATTGCGAAGCTGCTCGCCTCAGCGCGGGTTTCGACCGTCTTGACGTTCTTGCTGACCGAACAAATCTTGCTTGCCTATATCTTAATCCCGGAACTCCGCGACCGCTGGTGGACCCTCTTCATCTTTCTGTCCTTGATCGCGGCGACCTGCCTGACCACCACCTCGGTCGGCCTGCTTTGCTCGGCCCTGAGCCGTCGAACCTCGGTGGCGATGGTCATGACCTACCTCATGTTGCTCGTCCTGTTCATCGGCCCGGTGGGGCTGGTCTGGTACCTCCAGGGGTACACACAACTTTCGGAGCAGCGGCTTTCCTCGCTGACGATTACCAGTCCCTTCGCCGCGTCGTTCAGCATCCCCATTCCCTCGACCGATGACGGAAAGCCTTACACACCGTCGTTCCTGGGCTCAACCTCGGTGGCCGTGCCGTTTGTTGACGACACTCGGGTGCCCATCTGGGTGGCCTTCCTCGCCGTGACCCCGATCATCGTCCTGCTCCTGAATGCCATGACCTACCTGGCGTTTCGCTGGCGATGGTGGAGGGCCGGGATGACGATCTGA